GTTTCTTGACCAGGAAAAGGAAGAGGTAGGCGGTCTGGAGGGCATCCTCCAGGGCGTTGTGGTGGTCGAAGACGGGCAGGTCGTAGCGGTGGGTCAGGTCGGCCAGATTGTAGCTGACATTGAGGTCGTACTGGTCGTAGTAGTTCTCCCACAAGTCGGCCTCGTAGACCTGGGCCAGGCGCATGGTGTCCAGACAATGGTTTGGCAGGGGAGCGTTGTAGATCTTGCGGCAGGCCAGGCCGAGAAAGCTCACGTCCAGGCCGATGTGGTGACCAACCAGGAGCGATCGGCCGGCGTAGTCGATGAATTCGGGCAGGACCTTGAAGAGGCGGGGGGAATTCAGGACCTCGTCCGGGGTGATGTGATGGATGAGAATGCTCGTCTTGGTCATGACCCGGGGGTGGACCAGGGAATAGAAGCAGTCTCCCATTTCGATCCGAAGCCCCCGGATCCTGACCGCCCCGATGGAGACTATTTCGTCCACATGGGGATTCAGGCCGGTGAGTTCGGTGTCCACGACGGTGAACTCGCACTCGGCCAGGGGGATGTTCTGGTCGAAGGTGTCGAAGTAGTCGGCGTTGGCTGCCAGGCCAGGATGCTCCGGGTCGCCATGGAGGAGGCGGGCCATGGTCCTGGCCAGGCGTTGAATGTACATCGAGGCGCGTCTCCTTGTCGGGCCGGTCAGAGGCTTTGGCCTTCGGGCCTTGCCGTGTCGTCCGAAGTCAGGTTCACCTGTTCCCGGGCTGTCACGCGTTCAGTTGGAAGGCGTCCTTGATGAAGGCCTGGATGTTGCCGATGACCGAAAAGGCGTCCTTGAGGGTCCGTTTTTCCAGTTCCGAAAGCCGCCCGGGATTGATGCGATTGTCGGGTTCGTCG
The Deltaproteobacteria bacterium genome window above contains:
- a CDS encoding 3'-5' exonuclease; this encodes MYIQRLARTMARLLHGDPEHPGLAANADYFDTFDQNIPLAECEFTVVDTELTGLNPHVDEIVSIGAVRIRGLRIEMGDCFYSLVHPRVMTKTSILIHHITPDEVLNSPRLFKVLPEFIDYAGRSLLVGHHIGLDVSFLGLACRKIYNAPLPNHCLDTMRLAQVYEADLWENYYDQYDLNVSYNLADLTHRYDLPVFDHHNALEDALQTAYLFLFLVKKLKKGGIVTLRDLFLAGRSWRWYF